A region of the Myxococcus stipitatus DSM 14675 genome:
CGCAGGTTGAGGCCCGCGGCCTCGGCGAGCAGCTCCACCGCCTTGTGCAGGGGCAGCTCCACCGTGCCCTCCTGCTCCAGTCCCTCCTTGAGGATGCGGCGCCAGGTGCCTCGGCTCTTCTCGTCGAGCTGGAGCTGGACGACGCCCTGCTCATCCGAGAGGAGGGCCTGCACCACCTCGATGCCGCCTCCACGCACGGCGCGGCCGAGCACCACGGCTCGCTCACCGCGCCCCGTCAACGTGCTGGCGAGCGCGGGGAACTCCTCGGGCGCGGCGGCGGGGCGGGCTGCTTCCGGCGGTGGGGGGCGGGAAGGTTCGGCCACGGCGACGCCTCGGGAGCGCAGCCGGTAGAGGGCCTTCTTGGCGAGCTTGGCCAGCGGCTTCACGGTGGAGACGGAGAGGGCTTCGGCGAGCGCGGGCTGTCCGTCCAGGACGGAGCCCTCGAGGAGGGCCGCGGCGAGGGGCTCCGGAAGGGCTTCGACGGCCGAGGGCGTCGCGGTGCCGGGCGCACTCGCGAGCGTCCGAGCGGAGTCCACGGCGTTGGCGGGCAGGTCGGGCAGGGGGCTGCCAGCGCGCAGCGCGTCCAGCAGGGAGCGAGGGTCCGAGGCGGGGGATTTCATGGGGGCCTTGTACCGCGTGCCGCGCGACGCGGGGCATGGCCCATGGGGGCCCCCGACGACTGGCCCACACTCTCGGATGCCCGTGGACGCGGCTCAGCGCCTGCGCACGAGCCAGCTCCGCCCCGACTGGCCCACCACCACCAGCTCCGACTGGAGTCTCTCGCCGAACACCTGCGACGGGTGGGCGCCGCGCACGATGAAGTGGTCGTACCAGGCCCCCTGCGTGTCCAGGTCGACGTCCTGGGGGCGCCACTCGGAGGGGAACGTGGGGGGCATCTCGCCCCGGTACTTCAGGGGCGAGTGCGGCGTGGAGGCGAACGTGAAGTTCGGAACACCCCCGCGCTCCCGGGCCAGCACCGCCGCCGAGTGGATGAACACCGGGAAGCGCACCACCCGCGAGCCCCCGTCGTAGATGAGGCCCATGACGCGGGGCTTCGGCGCCGTGGCCGAGACGAGTCCCTCCCACTCCGTCGCTTCGCGAGAGAAGGCGCGGAAGCCTTGGCCCAGGGTGAGGGCCAGCACCAGCGCGCAGGCCAGGGCGGCCCAGCGCAGGGGCGTGCGCCATTCGGGCACCGTGGCGGGCGCGGTGGCCACGAGCAGCGCGGCGGCCAGGTGCGCATAGCGCGTGTTGAGGTAGTAGACGTACCCGCGGATGTCGAAGGGCAGCAGGAAGAAGAGCGCGAGCGCCAGAAGCCCCAGCCCCAGGAGCCGCGCGCGCGTCACCGCTCCGCCAAGGCCGGACGTCGCGGCCGGACGCAGGAGCCCCGCGACCCAGCCCACCACCGCCACCGCCACGACGCCGTACAGCGCCCACCGGTCCGAGCCGTCGCGCAGCGTGTTGGCGAGCACGTCGAAGAGCTCCGCGCGGTTCTGCTCGAAGCCCTTCCACGCCAGGTTCTGCGGAGAGAACGTGGGCCCCCAGGCCTTCCACGGCGCACCGGGTTGGATGTCGGGCGGCTCGCCGAAGCGCAGCACCACCCAGCCCAGGAACAGCGCCACGCCCGGCACCACGCCCAGCAGCGCCGGCACGCGGGGCCGCAGCCGCTGCGCGAGGCCCTGGGCCGTGGTGTCCTCGGGCACGCGCGTGGTGAGCAGGAGCCACGGCAGTCCCAGCGCCAGGAACCCGAACGCCTGGACGTGGAACAGCAGCACCGTGACGAGGCAGAGGGCCAGGCCCCCCATCCACTTCCTCCGGCGGGGCGCGTCCTCCAAGGTCCGCACGAAGAGGCCGCAGCACAGCAGCGTGAGCGGCAGCGCGGCGCAGTAGTTGATGAAGCCCCAGCCGAAGCTGTCGCCGTACGCGAAGGGCAGGGCGAGCAGCGATGGCCACGTGGGCCGGCCCAGTGAGCGCAGCAGGAAGCCCAGGCTCAACGGCAGCCCCACCACGTACGCGGTGAGGAACACGCGGTTGGCCACCTCCAGGGGCAGCAGCCAGTTGAGCGCGCTGACCAGGTAGTAGTAGCCCAGGTACGGCGTCAGCGCGTGACGGGCCTCGAAGAGCTGCGGGTACAGCGTCGTCGGGTCGTCCAGCCGGTGCAGCACGGAGATGAGGTACAGGTGCTGCGGCAGGTCCACCATCGGCAGGTGGCGCGACACCCACAAGGGCAGCGCGCCCAGCAGCAGGGCCGCGAGGTGAATAAAGCGGGGGTTGGGAGTCGTCACGAGCGGGGCGGGACTGTATGCGCCGACTTCCTGCCCGGCGAGCAACCGACGACGGGCACGGGGCCCGAATCCTCGGGGTAGACAAAGGTATGGCCGGTGACCTTGGCAGGCGATGGGGCCTGCGCTATAGGCGCCGGTGGACAGAGAGCCCAGGCCGAGAGGCTCTCGAGGAGAGCGCACATGACACGCAACGCGACGATGGTGGCCGCGGGGCTGCTGGCCAGCGGTCTGCTGCTGCTCGCGCCCCGCGCGGCGAGCGCCTGCGAGGCCCACGCCCGAGCCGCTCAGGCCCAGACGGAGAAGTCCGCGGAGAAGCCGTCTCCGGAAGCCGCCGTGGCTCCCGCGCCGACGGAGGCCCGCCCCGCCGCCAGCGAGCAGGCGCGTCCCCTGGAGGCCATCGACTCGCTCCTCACCGCCAAGTGCCAGTGCGGCAGCAAGGCGGACTGCACCTGCAAGAAGGGCTCGTGCGAGTGCTCCAACTGCAAGCCCAAGCGGCAGATGATGGACGCGCTGCGCGGCCAGCCCGCGAAGCTGAAGCTGGATGAGGCGCGCCGCACGGACGCCTCGGCCGGCATCTTCATCTGAGGGTGTCGGCGGAGGGCTTCTCCGCCTTGAGCACCAGCAGCGGCGGCAGGGCCACGCGCTCGAAGCGCACCAGACCCGCCGCGCTGGCCGCCGCGCGCAAGGTGGTCTCTCCCCGAGGGTGCAGTCCCACGCGGCGGTGCAGGAACCCGGACGCCGAGCCCGGCGGCGCATACGTGCTCGCCACCCAGCGGCCCCCCGGACGCAGCACCCGCATCACCTCCAGCATCAGCCGGCCCAGGTCCTCCACGTAGTGCAGGGAGTCGGCCATGAGCACCGCGCCGAGCGTCTCGTCCTGGAAGGGGAGATAGGGCGCCTGCGCGCGGAGGAAGTCCACCGTGGCGCCCGCCTCGCGCACCTGGGCCACGCCTTCCTCCAGCATCGCGGAGGACACGTCCTGTCCCGCCACCAGCGCGAAGCCCGGCTCGCGCGCCAGCCGCCGCGCCACCAGCCCCGTGCCGCAGCCGACGTCCAGCACCGGCCCGTCGGGTGTGCCCAGCAGGCTGCGATAGATGAGGTACTCGCTGTCCGTGTCCATCGGCTGGCGCAGGAGCGCGCGCTGGAGGGCGGGGCGCACGTAGCGCTCGTACGAGCGGGCCACGAAGCGGCGCTCCAGCCCTCGCTGAAGCCCCGTGGCCAGCGCGGGCTCGAGCATCAGGTCCGCGACGCCCTCGGCGACCGGGTAGCTGGCGCGACAGTCAGGGCAGCGCAGGGGGCCGAAGAGCAGGACGGCCGCGGGCGCCTCGGGACGAAGGGCGCCGCGTCGGCATCGGGGGCATCGAAGGAGCTGGACGAGCGCGTGCCGCATGTGCGCTCGAGGCTACCGTCCCCCGACTGGGGCGAGAATCGCTTTGTGAGCGAAACGAGTCAGGCCGAGGGGCCCGGCTTGGCCGGCACCCGCTGGTCCTCGGACACCAGCACGGGCCAGCCTCGGGCCATGGCCTCGCGGAAGAAGGCCGCCAGCTCCCGCCGGCTGTGGTTCACCGCGCCCTGGAAGGGGTCGATGAGCGCCTCTTCCCCCAGGCTGCGCGTGGCGTTGAGCTCCACCGGCGTGCCGCACCGCTCGCACCGGATGGACACCTGCCGCACCAGCGCCACCGGCACCGCGTAGCGGGCTCCACAATCTCCGCACTTCCACACCAGCGCGCGCTCACCCGCCTCGCGCCGGGCCAGTCCGTCCAGCTCATCCGCCAGGCGCAGCAGCGCCGGCAGGTCCTGGGGCGGCTGGGCGAAGACGGCGGACGGGCCGAAGCCCGCCTCGGGAGCACCCAGGGTGGGCGTCCGGTCTCCCTGGAGAAGCGCGCGCAGCCTGTCGCGCGCGCGCATGTCTCGGAACTCCGTGCCTGTCAGCGCACGCTCCACGGCCTCGGGGACCGGGGGCAGGTCCGGCTCGAGGCGCTCATCGACCGGCAGCGACTGGGGGTAATCCACCAGTCGGTGCGAGGGGACTGCGAAAAATCGGAAGGCCACGAAGGCTCCATTGCACCCCGGCCCTCCCGGCGCAAGACGCGAGTTGGCGAATGTCCGCCGCGACGACAGATTCCGCTCTACCTGGACCACTCCAGCATCCGCTGCAACGGAGCCCGCGCCGCCTCCCGCAGTCCCTCCGGCATCGTCAGCTCCGGCGTGCGCTCCTTCATGCACTTCCAGAGCTTCTCCAGCGTGTTGAGCCGCATGTACGGGCACTCGTTGCACGCGCAGCCGTTGTCCGGAGGCGCCGGGATGAAGGTCTTCTCGGGCGCGCCCTTCTTCATCTGATGGAGGATGCCGGCCTCCGTCACGACGATGAACTTCTGCTTCGGGCTCTTGAGGACGAAGTCCAGGATCCCCTTCGTCGAACCGATGAAGTCCGCGTGCCGCAGCACGGGCTCCTCGCACTCCGGGTGCGCCACCACCTCCGCATCCGGGTGCATCACCTTCAGCTCCACCAGCTTCTTCTCGCTGAAGATTTCGTGGACGATGCAGCTGCCCGGCCACAGCACCATGTCCCGGCCGGTCTGCTTCATCACGTGGCGGCCCAGGTGCTGGTCCGGCGCGAAGAGGATCTGCCGGTCCTTGGGCACCTGGTTGACGATCTTCACCGCGTTCGACGACGTGCAGATGACGTCGCTCATCGCCTTCACCGCCGCGGAGCTGTTCACGTAGCTCACGACGAAGGCGCCCGGGTGCTTGTCCTTGAAGGCCTTGAAGGCCGCGGGCGGACACCGGTCTGAAAGGGAACAGCCCGCCTTCAGGTCTGGCAGCAGCACCAGCCGCGCGGGATTCAGGATTTTCGCTGTCTCCGCCATGAAGTGGACACCGCAGAAGACGATGACATCCGCTTCCGTCCGCTCCGCCGCCTGCGCCAGCGCCAGGCTGTCGCCAACGAAGTCCGCTACGTCCTGGACTTCGCTCTCCTGATAGTAGTGCGCAAGAATCACAGCGTTCATGGAACGCTTGAGCTCCTGGATTTCCTGCGCGTAGTCCACGCCCGTGCTCATCGCACCTCCCTTGCCTGGCTGACACTTAACTCGGTCGAGGGGGCCGGGCTACATCGTCGGAGGCGGCCAGCGGGCGGGCGGGCGGCTGATGAGGGACTTCCCTGGGTCGACTCTGCCACCGTCCCCCATCGAGCATGCGCTCCTCAAGCCCGCATCACCTGACGGCGCAGAGAGGGTAGACTGCGCGCAATCCTCCGGGTCGGCCCGGAGGGAGGCAGTCGCCTTGCTGTCAAGCTTGGGCAAGCCACACATTCGGGGTCGAGAAGACGTGATCGGCTGGCGGAGAGGGGGCGGCACCGGACCTGTGGCAGTGGGCAGGCAGTGGATCTGCCCCTTCTCCATTTGAACGCCTTTCCCGTCGAGGAGAGAGCATGAGTGTCCCCACTCAGGACGTCCTGATTGTGCATCCCAACGAGGACCGGCGCGCCGCGCTGGCGTCCATGCTGGACCGCCACCGCGTCGTGGCGGTGGAGTCCCAGGTGGAAGCCACCCGCTGCATGGAGTCGGCGGCCCCCACGCTCATCATCGCCCCACCGGAGAACGCGCGGCGCTTCCTGCGTCACGTCGACCGAGCCGCTCCCGAAGCGGTCCGCGTCTTCGTGTGCTCGCAAGCGGACCGTCGCGGGCTGGAAGAGCTGGTGGAGACCGCGGCCGAGGGCCACGTCTTCAGTACCCTGGATGACAGCCTGACCCCGACGGAGATGGGGCAGCGCATCACCAACATCCTCCAGCTCCGCGCCTCCGCGCGGGTGATGCCCACCGCGCGCATGGAGGCGGGCTTCCGGCTGCAAGGCCGCAGCTACACGGCGCGCTGTCTGGACGTAGGCAACTTCGGCGCCGCGTTCCAGGTCCCCATGGATTCCTCCGTGGGCGTCTTCCTGCCGGGCGTGGTGGTGGATGAGCTCTTCATCGCGCGCGATGGCCGCCGGGTGCTGCACTCCCGCCGCGCCCTGGTGCGCCACGTCCAACCGGTGCGGCAGGGCACGGAGCCCGCGCTGCGCATCGGCCTGTCGTGGAGCCGCGCGCTGGAGGAGCCGTCGACCACGCCGCTCGCCGTCGTCCGCGAGCCGGTGAGCGTGCTCGCCGCGCTGCGCAAGGCCGTGCGGAGGAACGCGTCGCTCTGGGTCCACTACCCGGACACCACCGCGGGGCAGTTCGTGCTGGAGGGCCCTTCCGTGGACCTGGTGGAGGGGCGCTCGGTGCTGCGCGGAACCAGCGTCGGGGCGAGCGCCGTGGCGACCGGCGACGTGCTCAACCTCTCCTTCGAAGTCGGCGGGCAGAGCTACGCGGGGGTCACCAGCGTCCTGCGCCAGGGGGACGCCCTGGTGCTGAGCCTGCCGCGCACCTTGAACCTGCAGAACCGGCGCGGCCTGCAGCGCTTCCGCCCCAGCAAGGAGCACCGCTTCCTGGTCTCCTTCAATGCGCCATTCAGTGGCAAGAGCGTGACGCGCTCCGTGTTGGACCTGTCGAGCCGGGGCCTCTCCTTCGCGTTCGATGCGTCGTTCGAGGTCCTCCCCGCCGGCTCGCAGCTCGACGTGACGCTGCTCCTGCCGGACGGCAGCGAGGCGTCATGCCGCGCGGAGGTGCGCTCCGTGGACGAGGTCTCCTCCGGCGATGGCGCGGAGAATCCGCTCCGGCCCTACCGCTGTGGCGTGCGCCTCCTGGACGTCCCCGCGCGGGTGCGGGACGCGGTCCACGCCGCCTTCATCTCGGCGCGCAGCCCGGTGGTGGAGGACGGGGGCCGGTCCGCCTTCGCGGACATCTGGAAGATGATGGAGACGGCGCACTACAACTTCCATCCCGACTACCCGTTCGGCTCCGAGGCCGAGTACCTCCACCTGCTGGAGAACACCCACCGGCGGCTGTGTGGCTCGGGAGAGCTGGGCAGCTCGCTCGTGTACAAGGACAACGATGGGGTGCAGGGCCACGTCGCGGGCCTGCGCATCCACTCGCGCACGTGGCTGGTGCAGCACCTGGCGGTGCGTCCGGGCTTCCACCGCGCGGACCAGATCGCGCACGAGCTGTCCGCGCTGGCCATCGAGCTGGGCGAGTCCCACGAGGACATCGACTTCATCCGGTTCTCCTGGCGCGAGGACAACCGCTGGCCCAGCCGCCTGGGCGCTTGGCTGCTGCGGGTCATGGAGAGCCACGGGCTGAGCTGGCTGCGCCACTTCGAGTACATGCGCATGCCGCTGGACACCGCGCGGACCCCGGAGGGGCCGCTGCCCGAGGTGCGCGAGGCGCGTGACGAGGACTGCGCGCGACTGGAGCACTTCCTGCGCGAGCGCGGCGAGGTGATGCGCGTGCTCGCCGAGGACCTGCAGGCCGACCAGATGCGGCTGGAGTCGCTGGGGGCTCGCTACGCGGCGCATGGCCTGCACCGGCGCCGGCGGGTCTTCACGGTGGAGGGGGAGAACGGCCCGCTGGCCATGGCCCTCCAGGAAGAGGGCAGCCCGGGCATCAACCTCATCGAGAAGACCAACGCCTTCTGGTACGTGGTGCTCCAGCCCGACCACCCTGGCGCCAGCGCGGCGGTGAGCGCGCTCATCCAGCGTTGCGTGGAGCACGCCCGCGCGGAGGGCCGGGGGACGGCCGTCGCGCTCGCGGCGGACGAGGACGTCGCCACGCTGGAGGCGGTGGGCTTCCAGCGGATGGGCCGCTTCTCCGAGTGGTTCTTCCACCGTTCCATGGTGCGGCGCTGGGTGGAGCTGTTCCGCTCCATCTTCGAGCGCGTCCAGCACACCGCGAGCGGGGAGCGTGCGCGCAACCGTGCGTCGCGGAGGAGCGGGTGAACTACATCATGGAATCCGCCGAGGAGACCCGGCGGCTGTTGCTCCAGGAGCAGGTGGACGATGCCCGCTCGTTGTTGCTGGCGACGGGGCTGTCTCCGGGGGACCAGGCCTTGGACGCGGGCTGCGGGCCAGGAGGCATCACCCGGACCATGGCGGACATCGTCGGCGTCACGGGCGGCGTCACCGGCCTGGACATGAGCGAGGTGCGCCTGTCCGAGGCCGTCCAGCGCTGCATGGGCATGTCCCAGGCGCGCTTCATCCAAGGGGACATCCGCCGCACGGGCCTGCCCGACGCGCACTTCGACTACACGTGGAGTCAGTACGTCCTCGAGTACCTGAAGGACCCCGAGGCCGCGGTCTCCGAGCTCCTGCGTGTCACCCGGCCGGGAGGCCGCGTGGTGGTGTCCGAAATCGACGGTCAGGGTCTGAACAACTGGCCCATGCCGGAGGGACTGGAAGAGGGCGCGCGCACGTTCGAGCGCGG
Encoded here:
- a CDS encoding class I SAM-dependent methyltransferase; this encodes MRHALVQLLRCPRCRRGALRPEAPAAVLLFGPLRCPDCRASYPVAEGVADLMLEPALATGLQRGLERRFVARSYERYVRPALQRALLRQPMDTDSEYLIYRSLLGTPDGPVLDVGCGTGLVARRLAREPGFALVAGQDVSSAMLEEGVAQVREAGATVDFLRAQAPYLPFQDETLGAVLMADSLHYVEDLGRLMLEVMRVLRPGGRWVASTYAPPGSASGFLHRRVGLHPRGETTLRAAASAAGLVRFERVALPPLLVLKAEKPSADTLR
- the nadA gene encoding quinolinate synthase NadA; this translates as MSTGVDYAQEIQELKRSMNAVILAHYYQESEVQDVADFVGDSLALAQAAERTEADVIVFCGVHFMAETAKILNPARLVLLPDLKAGCSLSDRCPPAAFKAFKDKHPGAFVVSYVNSSAAVKAMSDVICTSSNAVKIVNQVPKDRQILFAPDQHLGRHVMKQTGRDMVLWPGSCIVHEIFSEKKLVELKVMHPDAEVVAHPECEEPVLRHADFIGSTKGILDFVLKSPKQKFIVVTEAGILHQMKKGAPEKTFIPAPPDNGCACNECPYMRLNTLEKLWKCMKERTPELTMPEGLREAARAPLQRMLEWSR
- a CDS encoding PilZ domain-containing protein; its protein translation is MSVPTQDVLIVHPNEDRRAALASMLDRHRVVAVESQVEATRCMESAAPTLIIAPPENARRFLRHVDRAAPEAVRVFVCSQADRRGLEELVETAAEGHVFSTLDDSLTPTEMGQRITNILQLRASARVMPTARMEAGFRLQGRSYTARCLDVGNFGAAFQVPMDSSVGVFLPGVVVDELFIARDGRRVLHSRRALVRHVQPVRQGTEPALRIGLSWSRALEEPSTTPLAVVREPVSVLAALRKAVRRNASLWVHYPDTTAGQFVLEGPSVDLVEGRSVLRGTSVGASAVATGDVLNLSFEVGGQSYAGVTSVLRQGDALVLSLPRTLNLQNRRGLQRFRPSKEHRFLVSFNAPFSGKSVTRSVLDLSSRGLSFAFDASFEVLPAGSQLDVTLLLPDGSEASCRAEVRSVDEVSSGDGAENPLRPYRCGVRLLDVPARVRDAVHAAFISARSPVVEDGGRSAFADIWKMMETAHYNFHPDYPFGSEAEYLHLLENTHRRLCGSGELGSSLVYKDNDGVQGHVAGLRIHSRTWLVQHLAVRPGFHRADQIAHELSALAIELGESHEDIDFIRFSWREDNRWPSRLGAWLLRVMESHGLSWLRHFEYMRMPLDTARTPEGPLPEVREARDEDCARLEHFLRERGEVMRVLAEDLQADQMRLESLGARYAAHGLHRRRRVFTVEGENGPLAMALQEEGSPGINLIEKTNAFWYVVLQPDHPGASAAVSALIQRCVEHARAEGRGTAVALAADEDVATLEAVGFQRMGRFSEWFFHRSMVRRWVELFRSIFERVQHTASGERARNRASRRSG
- a CDS encoding methyltransferase domain-containing protein, giving the protein MNYIMESAEETRRLLLQEQVDDARSLLLATGLSPGDQALDAGCGPGGITRTMADIVGVTGGVTGLDMSEVRLSEAVQRCMGMSQARFIQGDIRRTGLPDAHFDYTWSQYVLEYLKDPEAAVSELLRVTRPGGRVVVSEIDGQGLNNWPMPEGLEEGARTFERGLAAQGFDLFVGRKLFKVFRRLGLRDVRVHVVPQYIVAGVADGRFLDDWRTRFAALAPAVAPAFGSRVAYEAFCDAYLRMLEDPDTLKYSVLVITEGVRA